A single genomic interval of Bacillus sp. es.036 harbors:
- a CDS encoding MFS transporter produces MSDDYEHEKLDASARKKLIILVCTILAFAVMNGTMFNVAIPDIAASFNLSPSEVSWVLTGYILVFAIGSLMYGKLADIYPIKTLFTIGISIFATGAFIGFLSPNYPTLLAARILQAIGGATIPALAFIVPIRFLPNEKGRVFGLISSTVAFASGVGPIIGGVVGGTLNWRFLFLFSVATVFAIPLFRKWLPNEEKRSGSIDLPGAALMAVSVASLLFYITTFLWYLLVIFIVFFILFLWRTFTITHPFIDPVILKNTKYTITVLTSFLGTSALFGLIFVIPIMLRELNGLSTLKIGLVLFPGAMAAGLIGQIGGKIIEQRGAILVVKIALLLIASGTFFISTFSGYNAWVIAPCLLIAYLGFPLIQSSTADLLSSILPDNQNGVGMGVFNLLNFLAGAFSSAIFGRLLEMKNVSFSMNPLSLTGENLIFSNLYLGLTCIALIAFSIFTLKFLTKREKALSESSAS; encoded by the coding sequence ATGTCAGACGACTATGAACACGAAAAATTGGATGCCTCGGCACGCAAAAAGTTAATTATCCTTGTTTGTACAATATTAGCTTTTGCTGTTATGAATGGAACGATGTTTAACGTAGCCATTCCCGATATTGCAGCATCTTTCAATCTTAGCCCTTCAGAAGTAAGCTGGGTCTTAACTGGATATATTCTTGTGTTTGCGATTGGATCTCTCATGTACGGCAAGTTGGCCGATATTTACCCAATTAAAACACTTTTCACTATAGGAATTAGTATCTTTGCTACTGGGGCTTTTATTGGCTTTCTTTCTCCAAACTACCCGACTTTATTAGCCGCGCGAATCCTTCAAGCGATTGGTGGTGCAACAATCCCAGCCCTTGCCTTTATCGTACCAATTCGATTCCTGCCTAATGAAAAAGGTAGAGTATTCGGACTGATTTCTTCTACGGTTGCATTTGCTTCAGGAGTTGGCCCGATCATTGGTGGCGTTGTAGGCGGCACTTTGAACTGGCGTTTTCTTTTTCTATTTTCTGTTGCCACAGTGTTCGCAATACCACTCTTTCGAAAATGGTTGCCGAATGAAGAAAAGCGATCAGGCTCAATTGATTTACCAGGCGCCGCTTTAATGGCTGTATCGGTTGCCTCACTGCTGTTCTATATTACAACGTTCCTATGGTACTTACTTGTAATCTTTATCGTCTTTTTCATTCTGTTTTTATGGCGGACATTTACGATCACCCACCCGTTTATCGATCCTGTGATATTAAAGAACACGAAATATACGATAACCGTTCTAACAAGCTTTCTAGGTACATCAGCGCTTTTCGGCCTGATTTTTGTGATTCCGATCATGTTGCGCGAACTAAATGGTTTATCCACCTTAAAGATCGGCCTTGTCTTATTTCCTGGCGCCATGGCAGCCGGATTGATTGGACAAATAGGCGGTAAAATTATTGAACAGCGTGGCGCCATTCTTGTCGTTAAAATTGCTCTGCTCCTAATTGCGAGCGGCACATTTTTTATCTCAACGTTTTCAGGTTACAACGCGTGGGTCATCGCACCTTGTTTATTAATTGCTTATCTTGGATTCCCGCTCATCCAAAGCTCAACTGCCGATTTACTATCTTCTATTCTACCTGACAACCAAAACGGCGTAGGGATGGGCGTTTTCAATTTACTGAACTTCCTTGCAGGGGCATTTAGCTCAGCTATTTTCGGAAGACTTCTTGAAATGAAAAACGTGTCATTTTCCATGAATCCCTTATCACTAACGGGAGAAAATCTTATCTTTAGTAACCTATACCTAGGGTTAACGTGTATTGCGCTAATTGCTTTTTCAATCTTCACGTTGAAGTTCTTAACGAAACGTGAAAAAGCACTATCAGAATCATCTGCTTCGTAA